The Glycine soja cultivar W05 chromosome 6, ASM419377v2, whole genome shotgun sequence genome has a window encoding:
- the LOC114416870 gene encoding uncharacterized protein LOC114416870, translating to MATGAVRASAVSATLALPIMLSCWNIHDNSLDVTLLSLYNNTIAVSLGAASLVSAVAVAACVRHVWF from the exons ATGGCCACAGGTGCAGTCCGTGCAAGTGCAGTTAGTGCCACACTTGCACTTCCCATCATGCTCAGCTGCTGGAACATCCATGACAACAGTCTCGATGTAA CTCTTCTCAGTCTCTACAATAACACCATAGCTGTTTCCCTTG GTGCAGCTAGTCTTGTCAGCGCAGTCGCAGTTGCCGCATGTGTTCGACATGTTTGGTTTTGA
- the LOC114416871 gene encoding uncharacterized protein LOC114416871 encodes MYVLSGWEGSAHDSKVLSDALARKNGLKVPQGKYYLVDCGFPNRRKFLAPYRGVRYHLQDFAGHGNDPENEKELFNLRHASLRNVIERIFGIFKSRFTIFKSAPPFLFKTQAELVLACAALHNFLRKECRSNEFPVEPTDESSSSSSVLPNYEDNDHEPIVQTQEQEREDANIWRTNIGSDMWRNANN; translated from the coding sequence ATGTACGTTCTTAGCGGGTGGGAGGGTTCAGCACATGATTCCAAGGTGTTAAGTGATGCTTTGGCAAGGAAGAATGGACTTAAAGTGCCCCAAGGTAAGTATTATCTGGTGGATTGTGGATTTCCTAATCGACGCAAATTTTTAGCTCCATATCGAGGTGTACGATATCATCTACAAGATTTTGCAGGTCACGGTAATGACcctgaaaatgaaaaggaattatTTAATCTTCGGCATGCATCCTTAAGGAATGTGATTGAGAGGATATTTGGTATTTTTAAATCGCGGTTCACAATTTTTAAGTCAGCACCTCCATTTCTATTTAAAACACAAGCAGAGCTTGTGTTGGCATGTGCAGCACTTCATAATTTTCTTCGCAAAGAATGTCGTTCTAATGAATTTCCAGTGGAACCTACTGACgagtcttcatcttcatcttcagtgTTACCAAATTACGAAGACAATGATCATGAACCCATTGTTCAAACACAAGAGCAGGAACGAGAAGATGCTAATATATGGAGGACTAATATAGGTTCAGATATGTGGAGAAATGCTAATAATTAG
- the LOC114416873 gene encoding uncharacterized protein LOC114416873, with amino-acid sequence MVRTRGLGRALGRVIGRALGREVSHDTDDAPQRRRPIASARRQRKVAPVVEDVDDMDHADEEVHEQPEQAVGVDVSTDAEGFPSGPHDTSVLQDYVYHVAVKVWSGEERPELKLCSHGRKVEKFGKPTPKIEGLVAVTKLSPLITCSLDTGDWGLMSAFMEMS; translated from the exons ATGGTTAGAACACGAGGTTTGGGTCGAGCTTTAGGAAGGGTTATAGGAAGAGCCCTAGGGAGAGAAGTCAGTCATGATACAGATGATGCTCCCCAGCGGCGAAGGCCCATAGCATCTGCACGTAGGCAACGAAAAGTTGCACCTGTTGTTGAGGATGTTGACGATATGGATCATGCGGATGAGGAGGTCCATGAACAACCTGAACAAGCAGTTGGTGTTGATGTGTCAACTGATGCTGAGGGTTTTCCAAGCGGACCCCACGACACATCAGTGTTGCAAGACTATGTTTATCATGTGGCCGTGAAAGTTTGGAGTGGAGAg GAACGTCCTGAGCTGAAGTTATGCTCCCATGGAAGAAAGGTCGAGAAGTTTGGCAAGCCTACCCCTAAGATCGAAGGCTTAGTGGCTGTCACAAAATTAAGTCCTCTAATCACATGTTCGCTAGACACTGGTGATTGGGGACTTATGTCTGCTTTCATGGAGATGTCATGA
- the LOC114416874 gene encoding protein farnesyltransferase subunit beta-like: MDLVPMVLFVGKWLRDNPFFPFPSSNTLLRMHDEGEIVVRACYTAISVASVLNILDDELIKNVGDYILRESLRDRTKC; the protein is encoded by the exons atggatttgGTGCCAATGGTTCTTTTTGTTGGCAAATGGCTACGAGATAACCCATTCTTTCCTTTTCCATCATCAAATACTTTATTGAGGATGCATGATGAAGGAGAAATCGTTGTTCGAGCTTGCTACACTGCCATTTCT GTTGCAAGTGTTTTGAACATTTTGGATGATGAGCTGATCAAGAATGTTGGAGACTACATTTTAAG AGAATCACTCAGGGACAGAACAAAGTGCTAA